From Deltaproteobacteria bacterium:
GCCATAGCCGGGGCCGGCCTATTTCTCCTTTTCCGGAGGCAGAAAGGCCCGGACTCCAGGGCAAGGGTGGCGGGTTTTTCCATCTTCTGGTTTTTCATCATACTCTCGCCGACATCGAGCTTCGTGCCCATCAGAGACTCGCTGGTCGAGCACAGGCTCTATCTCCCCTCGCTCGGCTTTTTCGTAACATCCGTGCTGGCCTTGGATTGGGTTGCACTCCGCCTCATTTCAGGTATAGTGAATGCACGCCTTTTCAGGCCGGGGCAGCGCGGCGGTTAGCGGCATAAACCATTGGAACCCAAAAAAATATTGACTGAAAGCAGTGTTATAGGTTATTGTAACGCAAATAGTCGCGAGGGCTATAACGGTCATGAAGGCTACGGCAGTGGTGCAGGAAAAAAAGGTCCTCATAGCTGAGGACAACCCAAAAACCAGGCTTTTTCTAAAGAACCAGCTTGAGCTCCTCGGCTACCAGGTAGAGGCGGTCTCAAACGGCCAGGCAGCCGTGGAGATGGCCGTCGAGCTGGACCCGATCCTCATAATCCTCGACGTCAAGATGCCGCAGATGGACGGCATAGACGCTGCAAAGGCAATAACCTCCAAAGGGCCCGTACCCATAATCCTCATAACAGGCCTTTCCTCGGACGAGATGGCCACAAAGGCCATAGAGTCCGGCGTTTTCGCTTACCTCGTAAAGCCCGTCACTAAGAAGCAGCTCGAGCCGGCCATTAAGCTCGCGATGGCAAGGTACAGGGAATTCAAGAGCCTCAAGGTTGAGGTAGACGACCTGAAGGACGCGATCGAGACCAGGAAACTCGTAGAGCGCGCCAAGGGCATCCTCATGAAGAGGTGCAATATCTCCGAGGAAGAGGCCTTCAAGCTCCTCCAGTCCCACTCCCAGAAAGAGAACAAGAAAATGCGCGAGATAGCCGAGGGCATCATCTCCGTAAGTAAGCTCATGTAAATGCCCCTACGGGGCCGGAACCGAATCCCTCCCGACCGAATCACCTTTCAGTACAATTAAAACAGTACGGCCCGTCCCCGCCTTTTTCGATTTGACTTGAAAGTCCGGGACTGCTATCCTTATTCAAACCCCTTCCGAGGGGAAAAATCACGCTAGGGGAGTCCGTAAGGGCTGAGAGTTCCCGGAAGGGAAGACCCTAACGACCTGATCTGGTTAATGCCAGCGTAGGGAAGCGGCTGATATATTCCATATCAAAAGGCACTCTTGCCGAAAGCCGCCGTCTGGCGGCTTTTTTATTCCCCGCCGACCTCCCATGCATTACCGGGCTGCTTTGACTGGAACCTAGACTGGCGGTTTGCCCTGATGTCCATCGACCATGAAAATATAGAGCGCCTGGCGTCCCTGCCTGAGCCGGGCGAGACCGATGCCCTCCGGGTGCTCAAGACCGCTTCAAAAGCCAAGGGGCTTTCACTTGAAGAGGCTGCCACGCTCCTTGCCATAAAGGAGCCGAATCTGGCCGGGCTACTTATAAAGACCGCGGCAGAGGTAAAGGAGACGGTATTCGGGAAGCGCATCGTCCTTTTCGCGCCCCTTTATCTCTCGAACCATTGCACGAACGGCTGCAGGTACTGCGGATTCAGAAGCGGCAGTAACGGGATTGCGCGAAAGGCCCTTTCAGTCGACGAAGCCGTTACAGAGGCGCAGACCCTCGAAGGCATGGGTTTTAAGCGCGTGCTCCTTGTGACCGGCGAGGACCCGAGATGGGGCATCGACTATATCGTCTCGTGCGTGAGGGCCATATACGATAGGACGGGCATAAGGATAGTCCATGTGAACGCCCCCCCGATGGAAACGGACTCTCTTAAGGAACTCAAGGCCTCGGGAGCCGGTGTCTACCAGTCCTTCCAGGAGACTTACCACCGGCCCACCTACGAGCTCATGCACCCGTTTGGCAGGAAAAAGGACTACGATTTCAGGCTGGGCGTGATGGACAGGGCGATGGAGGCGGGCTTCGGCGACGTGGGCATAGGCCCGCTCCTGGGACTCTACGATTACAGGTTCGACGCGCTCGCAACCATCTCCCATTCGCTCCACCTCTATAATAAATTCGGCGCGCACGCCCATACCATTTCCATACCGAGGCTACGGCCCGCCGAGGACGGCTTGAAAGATGTGCCGATGAGGGTCACTGACCTCGAGCTTAAAAAGATTGTGGCTGTCTTCCGCTTAAGCGTCCCGTCCGCCGGGATAGTAGCCTCAACGAGGGAGCCGGCAAGTTTGAGGGCAGAGCTCATACACGCCGGGGCTACACAGTTGAGCGCCGCGTCCCGGACCAACCCCGGCGGCTACGCGGGCAAGGAGGCGAGCCTCGAGCAGTTCTCGACCACCGACCACAGGGGACTTGCCGAGGTGATGAAGTCGGTCGTGGACGAGGGGCTTCTCCCTAGCCTCTGCACTGCCTGCTACAGGGTCGGGAGGACCGGAGGGGACTTTACCGGCAGGACCATCGCAGGCGAGATGGAGAAGTTCTGCCAGGCGAACGCCATCCTAACCCTGAAGGAGTACCTGCTGGACTTCTGCAGTAACGGCACAAGGGAATCTGTCGAACGGGCCATTGACGAAGGGCTCGCCGGGGTAAAGGACCAGGGACTTAAAGAGGCGCTCATTTTGAAACTCGATGCCCTCGAGAAGGGGAAAAGGGACCAGTACTTCTGATGCACATCAAAGTGAACGGAGAGCGAAGGGAAATCAGCGAGGGAATGACCATTGACGCTTTACTCAACATCCTGGCAATAAAGAGGCAGGGCATTGCAATTGACCTGAACCGCGAGATAGTGCCGAAGAGGCTATTGGGCACAACCGTCCTCAAGGAGGGGGACGCGGTAGAGATAGTCAGGATGGTGGGCGGCGGGTAGGTTTGGTTTGAACGATTCAAATAACGGCTGGCTTAAAGACAGGAGCGTAGCAATGGACGTATTGAAAATAGGCAACTACGAATTCAAGTCCCGCCTCATGGTCGGCACGGGCAAATACCCCTCGAACGAGGTCATGGTGAAGGCGCTCGAAGCCTCCGGCGCTGAGGTCATAACCGTGGCCGTGCGACGCGTGAACCTTGACCGCGGAAGCGACTCTCTTCTCGACCACATAGACGCAAAATACACACTCCTTCCCAATACCGCAGCATGCTATACGGCAGAGGAGGCGATAAGGACCGCGCGGCTTGCGAGGGAGGCGCTTGAGACCGACCTTGTAAAGCTCGA
This genomic window contains:
- a CDS encoding response regulator, translated to MQEKKVLIAEDNPKTRLFLKNQLELLGYQVEAVSNGQAAVEMAVELDPILIILDVKMPQMDGIDAAKAITSKGPVPIILITGLSSDEMATKAIESGVFAYLVKPVTKKQLEPAIKLAMARYREFKSLKVEVDDLKDAIETRKLVERAKGILMKRCNISEEEAFKLLQSHSQKENKKMREIAEGIISVSKLM
- the hydG gene encoding [FeFe] hydrogenase H-cluster radical SAM maturase HydG, with the translated sequence MSIDHENIERLASLPEPGETDALRVLKTASKAKGLSLEEAATLLAIKEPNLAGLLIKTAAEVKETVFGKRIVLFAPLYLSNHCTNGCRYCGFRSGSNGIARKALSVDEAVTEAQTLEGMGFKRVLLVTGEDPRWGIDYIVSCVRAIYDRTGIRIVHVNAPPMETDSLKELKASGAGVYQSFQETYHRPTYELMHPFGRKKDYDFRLGVMDRAMEAGFGDVGIGPLLGLYDYRFDALATISHSLHLYNKFGAHAHTISIPRLRPAEDGLKDVPMRVTDLELKKIVAVFRLSVPSAGIVASTREPASLRAELIHAGATQLSAASRTNPGGYAGKEASLEQFSTTDHRGLAEVMKSVVDEGLLPSLCTACYRVGRTGGDFTGRTIAGEMEKFCQANAILTLKEYLLDFCSNGTRESVERAIDEGLAGVKDQGLKEALILKLDALEKGKRDQYF
- the thiS gene encoding sulfur carrier protein ThiS, translated to MMHIKVNGERREISEGMTIDALLNILAIKRQGIAIDLNREIVPKRLLGTTVLKEGDAVEIVRMVGGG